A single genomic interval of Helianthus annuus cultivar XRQ/B chromosome 6, HanXRQr2.0-SUNRISE, whole genome shotgun sequence harbors:
- the LOC110867953 gene encoding aminotransferase ALD1, chloroplastic — protein sequence MRVFSTHTSMNHTIFFQSRASLKTPNEGLATVRCTKVVRNVNLEKLRHNYLFPEIEARELEHLNKYPDANIIRLGIGDTTEPIPDIITSNMAEYARGLSTRKGYKGYGAEQGNKDLRKAIAESFYKDLGVKDAEVFVSDGAQCDISRLQLLLGSSVSVAVQDPNFPAYMDTSVIIGQAGDFLDDTLKYKNIEYMTCGPQNNFFPDLSTTSRTDIIFFCSPNNPTGHAASREQLTQLVDFARKNGSIIVYDSAYSVYITDDSPRSIYEIPGSRECAIEISSFSKIAGFTGVRLGWTVVPDELYYANKVPVINDFDRIVCTCFNGASRIVQAGGLACLSPDGFKAVMAVVDYYMENAKILVDTFTSLGLVVYGGVNAPYVWVHFPGSRSWDMFSEILKKTHIITVPGSGFGPGGEGFIRVTAFGRREHILEASARLTSVHLL from the exons ATGCGTGTCTTTTCTACTCACACTTCAAtgaatcacacaattttttttcaGTCTAGAGCTAG TTTGAAAACACCAAATGAAGGTCTAG CCACTGTTCGTTGTACTAAAGTTGTTCGTAATGTGAACTTGGAGAAGCTGCGCCACAACTATCTGTTCCCGGAG ATAGAAGCAAGGGAGCTTGAACATTTGAACAAATACCCTGATGCAAATATCATAAGGCTCGGGATTGGTGATACCACAGAGCCGATTCCTGATATAATAACTTCAAACATGGCTGAG TATGCACGGGGTCTTTCAACACGCAAAGGATACAAAGGTTATGGTGCTGAGCAAGGGAACAAG GACTTAAGGAAGGCAATAGCAGAATCATTTTACAAAGATTTAGGTGTGAAAGATGCCGAAGTTTTTGTATCAGATGGGGCACAGTGTGATATATCTCGCCTTCAG CTGCTTCTGGGATCAAGTGTTTCAGTTGCTGTACAAGATCCAAATTTCCCG GCTTACATGGATACGAGTGTTATAATCGGGCAAGCAGGAGACTTTCTAGACGACACactaaaatataaaaacattgaGTACATGACATGTGGCCCCCAAAATAACTTCTTTCCCGACTTGTCAACTACATCAAGAACCGACATTATCTTCTTTTGCTCTCCAAATAATCCAACTGGGCATGCAGCTTCTCGTGAACAGTTGACACAGCTCGTGGATTTCGCGAGGAAGAATGGATCTATTATTGTTTATGATTCTGCATATTCTGTCTATATAACAGACGATAGTCCGAGGTCCATTTATGAAATTCCTGGTTCAAGAGAG TGCGCTATTGAAATTTCGTCCTTCTCCAAGATCGCGGGCTTCACAGGTGTTCGTCTTGGGTGGACGGTGGTCCCTGATGAGCTGTATTATGCTAATAAAGTTCCTGTCATAAATGACTTTGACCGCATTGTGTGCACTTGCTTTAATGGTGCTTCCAGGATCGTTCAAGCTGGCGGGCTAGCATGTCTCTCCCCAGATGGCTTCAAG GCAGTGATGGCCGTGGTCGATTACTACATGGAAAACGCTAAAATCTTGGTTGACACATTTACTTCATTAGGTCTAGTAGTATATGGTGGTGTAAATGCACCGTATGTATGGGTACATTTTCCAGGTTCAAGATCATGGGACATGTTTTCGGaaattttgaagaaaacccaTATAATTACGGTTCCAGGAAGTGGTTTTGGACCCGGGGGTGAAGGGTTTATAAGGGTCACTGCCTTCGGCCGGAGAGAACACATACTAGAAGCTTCCGCTAGGTTGACAAGTGTTCATCTGTTGTAA